One genomic region from Natrinema caseinilyticum encodes:
- a CDS encoding hydantoinase B/oxoprolinase family protein produces MASEQDNLTDRVRAEQERLSEKTGTDEGIGWNGQSIKEMLETAERQYEETGHCYGIDELELKSETPIEYEKIFSQLRGGLVNARETALNISASPIVKEIGELSFMLYTPEGDSVALSTGIIVHVHTTSDAIKWMIRQDYETNPGIEPGDIFCNNDPHIGDVHNTDVQTIVPIFWEGELVAWAGGVTHEVDIGASSPGGDPVGPTSRYDDGFDIPAMKIGENDRLDADYEKRAEMGVRTPELWKLDERCRLAGCHMVRDAVHSLIEEEGVDTYKRFVREVIEDGRRDFKQRIRELTVPGRYRAPTFTDVPLEGEQGLPKRSANDDMMHAPLEVNIESDGSFELDFDGADAQGEHVFNCTPSALQGAIWVLLTQTIIPNDKINDGAYYATETSAPEGAWCNPDTVRAATADAWHFLRPSLSGMIRSLTRSFNARGYIEEMASSYGDTANYFQGEGTDMFGEPFATLNFELSSQGFGARGFTDGFDAAYAMWNPEADLGEVEVWELLEPALYLGRRLKPNSAGMGKYRGGSAFESVRMAWGTDELYLQNNGNALAFNSPGMFGGYPSSTGYIHNVRDNDMDERIENRDKYPIRDGTPEDSQMFDYVDGDDRQFEERGTSLLEEYDERDLYLSVNRGGAGLGDPLERDIELIEADLNDEHVHPEYAERVYGAHVTEVGDGAYEVDPEETATKRERIREQRGEEAMPVDEWMEQRREDVVEGNFIPVVKRSYNESLELSEEWDDHFRSFWDLPADFTFETED; encoded by the coding sequence ATGGCTTCAGAACAAGACAACCTCACCGACCGCGTGCGAGCCGAACAGGAACGACTCTCCGAGAAGACCGGAACGGACGAGGGAATCGGCTGGAACGGACAGTCGATCAAAGAGATGCTCGAAACGGCCGAACGGCAGTACGAGGAGACCGGCCACTGCTACGGTATCGACGAACTGGAACTCAAATCGGAGACGCCTATCGAATACGAGAAAATCTTCTCACAGCTTCGAGGCGGACTGGTCAACGCCCGCGAGACGGCGCTGAACATCTCCGCGAGCCCCATCGTAAAGGAGATCGGGGAACTGAGTTTCATGCTGTACACACCCGAAGGCGATAGCGTCGCGCTGTCGACGGGCATTATCGTCCACGTCCACACGACCAGCGACGCGATAAAGTGGATGATCCGCCAGGATTACGAAACGAATCCGGGCATCGAACCGGGTGACATCTTCTGTAACAACGATCCGCACATCGGCGACGTCCACAACACCGACGTTCAGACTATCGTCCCCATCTTCTGGGAGGGGGAACTCGTCGCGTGGGCGGGCGGCGTAACGCACGAGGTCGACATCGGTGCGTCGTCGCCCGGCGGTGACCCGGTCGGGCCGACGTCGAGGTACGACGACGGCTTCGACATTCCGGCGATGAAGATCGGCGAGAACGATCGCCTGGACGCCGATTACGAGAAACGCGCCGAGATGGGCGTGCGAACGCCCGAACTCTGGAAACTCGACGAGCGCTGCCGGCTCGCCGGGTGTCACATGGTTCGCGACGCCGTCCACAGCCTGATCGAGGAGGAGGGCGTCGACACCTACAAGCGATTCGTGCGAGAGGTCATCGAGGACGGCCGTCGGGACTTCAAACAGCGAATCAGGGAACTCACCGTCCCCGGTCGCTACCGGGCGCCGACGTTCACCGACGTCCCGCTCGAGGGCGAACAGGGCCTGCCGAAACGGTCCGCCAACGACGACATGATGCACGCGCCCCTGGAGGTCAACATCGAATCGGACGGCTCGTTCGAACTCGATTTCGACGGCGCGGACGCCCAGGGCGAACACGTCTTCAACTGCACGCCGAGCGCGCTCCAGGGTGCGATCTGGGTGTTACTGACCCAGACGATCATTCCGAACGATAAGATCAACGACGGCGCCTACTACGCCACGGAGACGTCGGCTCCGGAGGGGGCGTGGTGTAATCCGGACACCGTCCGAGCGGCGACGGCCGATGCGTGGCACTTCCTCCGGCCGTCGCTCTCGGGGATGATCCGGTCGCTAACGCGATCGTTCAACGCCAGGGGCTACATCGAAGAGATGGCCTCGAGCTACGGCGATACCGCCAACTACTTCCAGGGGGAGGGCACCGACATGTTCGGCGAACCGTTCGCGACGCTGAACTTCGAACTGTCGAGTCAAGGGTTCGGCGCTCGCGGTTTCACCGACGGCTTCGATGCCGCGTACGCGATGTGGAACCCCGAAGCGGACCTCGGCGAGGTCGAAGTGTGGGAACTACTCGAACCCGCGCTGTATCTCGGTCGGCGGCTCAAGCCAAACAGCGCGGGGATGGGCAAGTACCGCGGCGGGTCCGCCTTCGAATCGGTCCGAATGGCCTGGGGAACCGACGAACTCTACTTGCAGAACAACGGGAACGCGCTGGCGTTCAACAGTCCCGGCATGTTCGGCGGCTACCCGTCCTCGACGGGCTACATTCACAACGTCAGAGACAACGACATGGACGAACGGATCGAGAACCGCGACAAGTACCCGATTCGAGACGGGACGCCCGAAGACTCCCAGATGTTCGACTACGTCGACGGCGACGACCGTCAGTTCGAGGAACGAGGGACCTCGCTCCTCGAAGAGTACGACGAACGCGACCTGTACCTCAGCGTCAACCGGGGCGGCGCCGGTCTCGGCGACCCACTCGAGCGGGACATCGAACTCATCGAGGCGGACCTCAACGACGAACACGTCCACCCGGAGTATGCCGAGCGCGTCTACGGTGCTCACGTGACGGAGGTCGGTGACGGTGCGTACGAAGTCGATCCGGAGGAAACGGCAACGAAACGGGAGCGCATCCGCGAGCAACGGGGCGAGGAAGCGATGCCGGTCGACGAGTGGATGGAACAACGCCGAGAAGACGTCGTCGAGGGGAACTTCATCCCCGTCGTGAAACGGAGCTACAACGAGAGTCTCGAACTGAGCGAGGAGTGGGACGACCACTTCCGCTCGTTCTGGGACCTGCCTGCCGACTTTACGTTCGAAACGGAGGACTAA
- a CDS encoding hydantoinase/oxoprolinase family protein, whose product MSVDRHQPEILAIDAGGTLTDTIVIDSDGGFTVGKAQTTPENESEGFRNSIDDGLGYWDVSPDDAFPSLTAGIYSGTAMLNRLLEQEGEIGGVIVTAGQEDYLRTERARQTYTNYSYSDRLHSVTHQHNEPFIPKDLIRGVRERMDPLGREAIPLYEEEVRSAVDDLLDEDINYLIFNFIYSYANDAHEKRAKEIAREVMEERGDDVPLYLASEIQPVRGDFMRLNTVIAEAYAAEPSREQLHGVMETCDDLGAEFELRVMAGHGGTISYSSERLASTLISGPIGGVIGADYVANHLDIDNLVCTDIGGTSFDLSLITDSSYSVDPEPTIARYLLNQSMVELDSIGAGTGSHVKIDPNSNRMEIGPESAGDQIGVCNVEGDVEQPTITDCDLLLGILNPDYFLGGDLELDTEAAKTAIEERIASKLGVDAYEAAEGAVDLMESRLQNQVNAAVLGKGYSPVNYSLISYGGGGPVHAAQYVEDLRFQDVLVPAWAAAFSAFGCACGDYEYRYEATIDLPVGPELDDEAKMDIAETLNDQWATLREDIVAEFERSGYDPEDVSLDPEVRMQYQGQLNTLEVSAPTANITEPEEVDQLIENFEDHYAKVYARSAASPELGYTITRAVGVGHVPTEKPQIPDVALQDEEPPAEAAKGTRDVYWNGHWQDAAIWEMTDLEAGNVIDGLAIVESPATTFVVPPNFTADLDNHRIFHLTQEN is encoded by the coding sequence ATGTCCGTGGATAGACACCAACCAGAAATACTGGCGATCGATGCAGGTGGGACACTGACGGACACCATCGTCATCGATTCCGATGGCGGGTTCACTGTCGGAAAGGCACAGACGACACCGGAAAACGAATCGGAGGGGTTCCGTAACTCCATCGACGACGGTCTGGGATACTGGGACGTCTCGCCTGACGACGCGTTTCCGTCCCTCACCGCCGGGATCTATTCGGGCACGGCGATGCTGAATCGCTTGCTCGAACAGGAGGGCGAAATCGGCGGGGTGATCGTCACTGCGGGACAGGAAGATTATCTCCGAACGGAGCGGGCACGACAGACGTACACGAACTATTCGTACTCCGATCGGCTCCACTCCGTCACGCACCAGCACAACGAACCGTTCATCCCGAAAGACCTCATTCGTGGCGTTCGCGAACGAATGGACCCGTTGGGGCGGGAAGCGATCCCGTTGTACGAAGAAGAGGTGCGGTCAGCAGTCGACGACCTCCTCGACGAGGATATCAATTACCTGATCTTCAACTTCATTTACTCGTATGCGAACGATGCGCACGAGAAGCGAGCCAAAGAAATCGCTCGGGAAGTGATGGAAGAACGGGGCGATGACGTCCCGCTGTACCTCGCGAGCGAAATACAACCCGTGAGGGGCGATTTCATGCGGCTCAATACGGTGATCGCCGAGGCGTACGCGGCCGAACCGTCTCGAGAACAACTGCACGGCGTGATGGAAACCTGTGACGACCTCGGCGCCGAATTCGAACTCAGGGTGATGGCCGGTCACGGCGGCACCATCAGTTACAGTTCGGAACGGTTGGCGAGCACGCTCATTTCCGGCCCCATCGGCGGAGTCATCGGCGCGGACTACGTCGCGAACCACCTCGACATCGACAATCTGGTGTGTACCGACATCGGCGGGACGAGTTTCGACCTGTCGCTCATCACCGACTCGTCGTATTCCGTCGATCCGGAACCCACCATCGCACGGTACTTGCTCAACCAATCGATGGTCGAACTCGACAGTATCGGTGCCGGAACGGGCTCGCACGTCAAGATCGACCCGAACTCGAATCGAATGGAGATCGGGCCGGAGAGTGCCGGAGATCAAATCGGCGTTTGCAACGTCGAGGGCGACGTCGAACAGCCGACGATCACCGACTGTGACCTTCTGCTCGGTATTCTCAACCCGGACTACTTCCTCGGGGGCGACCTCGAACTGGATACGGAGGCGGCCAAGACGGCGATAGAAGAGCGGATCGCCTCGAAACTCGGCGTCGACGCCTACGAGGCTGCCGAGGGTGCGGTCGACCTCATGGAGTCGCGCCTCCAGAACCAGGTGAACGCGGCAGTGCTCGGAAAGGGCTATTCGCCGGTCAACTACTCGTTGATCTCGTACGGCGGTGGCGGTCCGGTTCACGCGGCCCAGTACGTCGAGGATCTGCGCTTTCAGGACGTGCTGGTTCCGGCGTGGGCGGCCGCGTTCTCGGCGTTCGGCTGCGCGTGTGGGGATTACGAGTACCGCTACGAGGCGACCATCGACCTGCCCGTCGGCCCGGAACTCGACGACGAGGCGAAGATGGATATCGCCGAGACGCTCAACGACCAGTGGGCGACCTTGAGAGAGGATATCGTCGCGGAATTCGAGCGCAGCGGCTACGATCCCGAGGACGTCTCGCTCGACCCCGAAGTCCGGATGCAATACCAGGGTCAACTCAACACCCTCGAGGTGTCGGCCCCGACCGCGAACATCACCGAGCCGGAAGAGGTCGACCAGCTCATCGAGAATTTCGAGGACCACTACGCCAAGGTGTACGCTCGGTCGGCCGCGTCGCCGGAACTGGGATACACCATCACCCGCGCCGTCGGCGTCGGACACGTTCCGACCGAAAAACCGCAGATACCGGACGTGGCCCTCCAGGACGAGGAGCCGCCGGCGGAAGCGGCCAAGGGGACGCGCGACGTGTACTGGAACGGCCACTGGCAGGACGCGGCGATATGGGAGATGACCGACCTGGAGGCCGGGAACGTCATCGATGGACTCGCCATCGTCGAGTCTCCCGCTACCACGTTCGTCGTCCCACCGAACTTCACGGCCGACCTGGACAATCACCGAATTTTCCACCTGACACAGGAGAACTGA
- a CDS encoding nucleotidyltransferase domain-containing protein, protein MIDALSNNNLVVEKRDGSRRLVQINRDRLTRPDEPYLEIPQSEFHAPVKAATETLLDELDGVLAVVLYGSVGHGEADRHSDIDLWVLVREDRTGNQRRANRARQSLEEDAFDGDRYAFETDFESLQAVSNDADELREILRDGIAVHRTDEFDTVCKMVLHGDANERPIHRQEYRAILVNTKNL, encoded by the coding sequence ATGATCGATGCCCTCTCCAACAACAATCTCGTCGTTGAGAAACGCGACGGATCGCGTCGGCTTGTGCAGATCAACCGCGACCGGTTGACCCGCCCAGACGAGCCCTATCTCGAAATTCCGCAGTCGGAGTTCCACGCTCCAGTAAAGGCTGCGACGGAGACGTTGCTGGACGAACTCGATGGTGTCCTTGCCGTTGTCCTCTATGGGAGCGTCGGCCACGGTGAGGCCGACCGCCACAGCGATATCGACCTCTGGGTGCTGGTGCGTGAGGACAGGACGGGAAATCAGCGGCGGGCGAACCGCGCCAGGCAATCCCTCGAAGAGGACGCGTTCGACGGCGACCGCTACGCTTTCGAGACCGACTTCGAGAGCCTGCAAGCCGTTTCGAACGACGCGGACGAACTACGGGAAATCCTCCGCGACGGAATCGCCGTCCATCGAACGGACGAGTTCGATACCGTCTGCAAAATGGTGCTGCACGGTGATGCTAATGAGAGACCCATCCACCGTCAGGAATACCGTGCCATATTAGTGAACACAAAAAACTTATAA
- a CDS encoding aldo/keto reductase, which translates to METRPLGETGHDSTVMTFGAIALNWLEQDGADQLVELVLDHGVNHFDVAPTYGDAELKLGPKLRQHRAEIFLGCKTQKREYEGAKRKLEQSLTRLGVDRIDLYQIHGLEYEHELETITGEGGALEALREAQSEGLVDHIGLTSHGDPQLILDALDRIDDLATVMFPLNPVVAGKDDDEYDYEAVFERADELDVGTLGIKAFAKGPWPSTDELPERDRPYANWYEPVDTPDEIRERFDFAAAQGLTSVVSPGDPKLVAMVLDAADRYDGMSEEAQRSLIERLRHEQSPVPEQLHH; encoded by the coding sequence ATGGAGACGCGTCCGCTGGGCGAAACCGGCCATGACAGCACCGTGATGACCTTCGGCGCGATCGCGCTCAACTGGCTCGAGCAAGACGGCGCCGACCAGCTGGTCGAACTCGTACTCGACCACGGCGTTAACCACTTCGATGTCGCCCCGACGTACGGTGACGCGGAACTCAAGCTGGGTCCCAAACTCCGCCAACACCGCGCGGAGATCTTTCTCGGCTGCAAGACTCAGAAGCGCGAGTACGAGGGAGCAAAGCGAAAGCTCGAGCAGTCACTCACCCGCCTCGGTGTCGACCGGATCGACCTCTATCAGATCCACGGCCTCGAGTACGAACACGAATTGGAAACGATCACGGGCGAGGGCGGCGCCCTCGAGGCCCTCCGCGAGGCTCAATCGGAGGGACTCGTCGACCACATCGGGCTGACCAGCCACGGCGATCCCCAGCTCATCCTCGACGCCCTCGACCGCATCGACGACCTGGCGACCGTGATGTTTCCACTGAATCCAGTCGTTGCCGGCAAGGATGATGACGAGTACGACTACGAGGCCGTATTCGAACGGGCGGACGAGCTGGACGTGGGGACGCTCGGCATCAAAGCCTTCGCGAAGGGACCGTGGCCCTCGACCGACGAACTGCCCGAGCGTGACCGCCCGTACGCGAACTGGTACGAACCGGTCGACACGCCCGACGAGATCCGGGAGCGGTTCGACTTCGCGGCCGCACAGGGGCTCACGAGCGTCGTCAGTCCAGGCGACCCCAAGCTCGTTGCGATGGTACTCGACGCAGCCGACCGCTACGACGGGATGTCCGAAGAAGCCCAGCGGTCGCTCATCGAGCGGCTGCGCCACGAGCAAAGTCCCGTTCCCGAGCAACTGCACCACTGA
- a CDS encoding class I SAM-dependent methyltransferase gives MDVPTTVTTALADRPVTGRVCLEAGAGVGNTTAGLLKAGASRVYAVTDDGEHANAVYERVDSGDADRTAVLKADLRRLPLAIDSVDLITAHGLFNVLPPPWLESVAAELTRVATPGCHLVIDDYEPLPDDAAVRELFALENAATELAEGRPALTFYPATVLRRLFVGYGWEFDRQRTLLDPVPWTTGHIEAHAEVAQTAASEVSGELGASLMTAAERLATEIGAESVGQMYSVALQLPA, from the coding sequence ATGGACGTCCCCACGACGGTTACAACTGCGCTCGCAGACCGTCCCGTGACCGGGCGGGTTTGCCTCGAAGCCGGCGCAGGCGTTGGCAACACGACCGCCGGGCTGCTCAAGGCTGGTGCAAGCCGCGTCTATGCTGTCACAGATGACGGTGAACACGCGAACGCCGTTTACGAGCGAGTCGACAGTGGTGACGCCGACCGGACCGCCGTTCTGAAGGCAGACCTTCGACGCCTCCCGCTGGCTATCGATTCCGTAGATCTCATCACCGCTCACGGTCTGTTCAACGTGCTTCCGCCACCGTGGCTCGAGTCGGTCGCGGCGGAGCTAACGCGCGTCGCTACTCCGGGCTGCCATCTCGTCATCGACGACTACGAACCGCTTCCTGACGACGCAGCTGTGCGCGAACTCTTCGCGCTCGAGAACGCCGCGACCGAACTGGCCGAAGGGCGGCCCGCGCTAACGTTCTATCCGGCAACGGTGCTTCGCCGACTATTCGTCGGCTATGGGTGGGAGTTCGACCGGCAACGGACCTTGCTGGACCCGGTTCCGTGGACCACGGGCCACATCGAGGCACACGCTGAGGTAGCGCAGACTGCAGCGTCCGAGGTGTCGGGCGAACTGGGGGCGTCTCTGATGACAGCGGCCGAGCGCCTCGCGACGGAAATCGGTGCGGAATCAGTCGGTCAGATGTACAGCGTCGCATTGCAGTTGCCCGCCTGA
- a CDS encoding IS5 family transposase translates to MHSELARFTGRCVELSQKAVGSDPRKPLSKGKDGYADWVIVAIHGLREYLDHSYRQLLDVLREMPAIVAKLGLSPDELPDFTTVCARKQDLKMPVWRMLLQLTAELFDTGEVQAIDSTSIAHRSSSYNYAKRVRGTFESVKTTILVDCSTRAILDVHCSMNLPHDTQIAWQVLKRNLSTVETIVADKGFDWDELRHMLRKEGIRPVIKHREFYSLDAAHNARIDDETYHQRSIAESIFFALRKRFGSTLKSRPWFGQFRELILKAAVRNIEQSLRA, encoded by the coding sequence GTGCACTCCGAACTGGCCCGCTTCACCGGACGATGCGTTGAATTATCTCAAAAAGCTGTCGGAAGCGATCCGAGAAAACCCCTCAGTAAAGGAAAAGATGGCTATGCTGATTGGGTAATCGTGGCGATTCACGGCCTTCGAGAATACCTCGATCACTCCTACCGACAACTGTTAGATGTGCTTCGGGAAATGCCTGCTATTGTCGCTAAACTTGGTCTTTCGCCAGATGAGCTACCGGATTTCACCACCGTTTGTGCTCGAAAGCAAGATCTCAAGATGCCTGTCTGGCGAATGCTGTTGCAGCTGACTGCGGAACTATTCGATACTGGAGAGGTACAGGCAATCGACTCGACTAGTATCGCTCATCGCTCGTCGAGTTACAACTACGCAAAGCGCGTCAGAGGGACGTTTGAGTCGGTCAAAACCACTATTCTTGTAGACTGTTCTACGCGGGCTATTCTCGATGTACACTGCTCGATGAACCTACCACACGACACGCAGATTGCGTGGCAAGTTCTGAAAAGAAATCTCAGTACCGTGGAAACTATCGTCGCTGATAAAGGGTTTGACTGGGACGAACTCCGCCACATGCTGCGAAAAGAGGGAATTAGACCGGTCATCAAGCATCGTGAGTTCTACTCGCTCGATGCAGCACACAATGCTCGGATTGATGATGAAACCTACCATCAACGGTCTATCGCAGAATCGATATTTTTCGCGCTGCGCAAACGTTTCGGTTCAACACTTAAGTCAAGACCGTGGTTTGGACAGTTCCGAGAACTCATCCTTAAGGCCGCCGTGAGAAACATCGAACAATCTCTCAGGGCCTAA
- a CDS encoding acetone carboxylase subunit gamma, with protein sequence MPEYSRERIESLIDGTIPFDDAKDMMSAYKDSDRFDTYREILQERAEWDDTILLPLTDHLYVVNNGSERITKCDCGHEFGDYRENWKHEALINVRDSREDLQEIYPEAMHSDPEWMVLREYFCPGCKTQLEVEAVPPGYPIIFDFRPYIDDFYEDWLGRNAPDKQ encoded by the coding sequence ATGCCAGAGTACTCACGAGAACGAATCGAATCGCTCATTGACGGCACCATCCCCTTCGACGACGCGAAGGATATGATGAGTGCGTACAAGGACTCGGACCGCTTCGACACGTACCGGGAGATCCTCCAGGAACGAGCGGAGTGGGACGACACGATCTTGCTCCCGCTGACCGATCACCTCTACGTGGTCAACAACGGAAGCGAGCGGATCACGAAGTGTGATTGCGGCCACGAGTTCGGAGATTATCGAGAGAACTGGAAGCACGAGGCACTCATCAACGTCAGGGACAGTCGCGAGGATCTCCAGGAGATCTATCCGGAGGCCATGCACTCGGATCCCGAGTGGATGGTCCTCCGCGAGTACTTCTGTCCGGGCTGTAAAACGCAACTCGAAGTCGAAGCGGTTCCGCCGGGTTACCCGATTATCTTCGACTTCAGGCCGTACATCGACGACTTCTACGAGGACTGGTTGGGACGGAACGCGCCGGACAAACAGTAA
- a CDS encoding MFS transporter, which yields MSPDESTSNGSTRLSTDVTEGVQYWGPAIAVSLTTFLVVINASLMNVAIPTMVNEFDTSVTVIQGAVALYSLVIAALVLPAGTLPSRYSRRRVMAVALIVYAGGTLVAAISWNTTILYLGWSFIEGSAAAVIFPLTHTELRVSYEGDDRAKAFGLLAGVSGIGGTLGPIIGGALTTYASWRWGFALQLVGVGVILFFVRYVSPKPLSETRSSPDRGGTVLSIVGSTSLVTGFLLSGKYGWIVERRPFLVGGVQFNPLGTSPAIWFLGVGLLAFAAFVQYERRLQRAGKSPLVPLRVLTNRPFLSGVITYNLRSIISAGFFFIFPVYVQAVLGYTAFETGLALVPYSLASILLSTFTTGWRKYISPKTLIQVGIVCMGLGLVLLYEQTGPSQTIGEMAIPVGIVGAGVGLILGQITNMTMSAVPTADSAEASGVLNVSYSIGYSLGTAIVGSFFLGQFYGSVVDGVLRAERVTVSAEQRNDLVIALEDATETATEAAQQQFLNQLTPTERQLLENIFEAAMFDAQRAGLALLVLLVLFLLIASTFLPRQIPGDDDRTDRTEASEGSTGKTSETAED from the coding sequence ATGTCCCCAGATGAGTCTACTTCCAACGGGAGCACTCGTCTCTCTACCGACGTAACGGAGGGAGTACAATACTGGGGCCCGGCAATCGCCGTGAGTCTGACGACGTTCCTCGTGGTCATCAACGCATCCCTGATGAACGTGGCGATCCCCACGATGGTGAACGAGTTCGATACCTCGGTCACCGTGATCCAAGGGGCGGTTGCACTCTACTCGCTGGTGATAGCTGCGCTTGTTCTCCCGGCCGGGACGCTGCCGTCTCGGTACAGTCGGAGACGCGTGATGGCAGTCGCACTGATCGTCTACGCCGGTGGGACGCTGGTGGCGGCGATCAGCTGGAATACGACGATCCTCTATCTCGGCTGGTCGTTCATCGAGGGCTCCGCGGCCGCCGTGATATTTCCCCTGACACACACCGAATTGCGAGTCAGTTACGAGGGCGATGACCGGGCGAAGGCGTTCGGACTGTTGGCTGGCGTGAGCGGGATCGGAGGAACGCTCGGGCCGATTATCGGTGGCGCACTCACCACGTACGCGAGTTGGCGGTGGGGGTTTGCGCTCCAACTCGTCGGTGTAGGGGTTATTCTCTTCTTCGTTCGGTACGTGAGTCCGAAACCGCTGTCAGAAACACGCAGTTCGCCGGATAGAGGCGGGACGGTTCTGTCCATCGTCGGTTCGACGTCGCTCGTCACCGGATTCCTTCTCAGTGGGAAGTACGGGTGGATAGTCGAACGGCGGCCGTTCCTCGTCGGCGGGGTGCAGTTCAATCCGCTCGGGACGTCGCCGGCGATCTGGTTTCTCGGGGTCGGATTGCTCGCGTTCGCCGCGTTCGTTCAGTACGAACGGCGACTGCAGCGTGCCGGGAAGTCACCGCTCGTTCCGCTGCGTGTACTGACGAACCGCCCTTTTCTATCCGGCGTTATCACGTACAATCTTCGCTCGATAATCTCGGCTGGTTTCTTTTTCATCTTCCCGGTCTACGTCCAGGCAGTGCTCGGGTACACCGCCTTCGAAACCGGGCTCGCGTTGGTACCGTATTCTCTCGCGTCGATCCTTTTGTCGACGTTTACGACCGGCTGGCGGAAGTACATCTCACCGAAGACGCTTATCCAGGTCGGCATCGTGTGTATGGGCCTTGGACTGGTATTGTTGTACGAGCAGACAGGCCCCAGTCAGACGATCGGCGAGATGGCTATCCCAGTAGGGATCGTTGGAGCCGGTGTCGGACTTATACTGGGACAGATCACCAATATGACGATGTCGGCCGTCCCGACCGCGGACTCCGCCGAGGCATCCGGTGTCCTGAACGTAAGCTATTCGATCGGATATTCCCTGGGGACAGCAATCGTTGGTTCGTTTTTCCTCGGACAGTTCTACGGTAGCGTCGTCGATGGAGTGCTCCGAGCGGAACGCGTGACCGTTTCTGCGGAGCAACGAAATGATCTGGTGATAGCTCTCGAAGATGCGACAGAGACGGCGACCGAAGCCGCTCAACAACAGTTCCTGAACCAACTCACTCCGACGGAACGACAACTGCTCGAGAATATCTTCGAAGCTGCAATGTTCGACGCTCAACGGGCGGGGCTGGCCCTCCTCGTACTGCTCGTGTTGTTCTTGCTCATCGCCTCGACGTTCTTGCCACGGCAGATACCGGGAGACGACGACCGAACCGACCGCACCGAAGCGTCCGAAGGTTCGACAGGTAAGACTTCTGAGACAGCGGAGGACTAA
- a CDS encoding GNAT family N-acetyltransferase: MIRRYDPHEDSEELWNLKKQFELELGSNTGGAEKESTYRTKLDGTYRDRYLQWAADCVNNEDCIVLAEVDGEVVGYAFVLPERLAMIWDAAVLNELFIKKSHRGTTVATELMDTVITIAEEQNLPLDRIVLDVDQENDRAQAFYDRYGFEHWGEMVARPL; the protein is encoded by the coding sequence GTGATACGAAGATACGATCCTCACGAAGACAGTGAAGAGCTCTGGAACCTGAAAAAGCAGTTCGAACTTGAGCTTGGGAGCAACACTGGGGGAGCAGAAAAGGAGAGTACATATCGAACAAAGCTCGACGGGACATACCGGGATCGATATCTCCAGTGGGCTGCCGACTGTGTAAATAACGAAGACTGCATCGTTCTCGCTGAGGTCGATGGCGAGGTGGTCGGCTACGCGTTTGTCCTCCCGGAACGACTCGCCATGATCTGGGACGCTGCAGTACTCAATGAACTGTTCATCAAAAAGTCACACCGTGGAACAACAGTCGCAACTGAACTTATGGACACTGTTATCACCATCGCTGAGGAGCAGAATCTTCCATTAGACCGCATCGTCCTCGACGTCGATCAAGAGAACGATCGTGCGCAGGCCTTCTACGATCGATATGGATTCGAACACTGGGGAGAAATGGTTGCTCGACCACTCTGA